From the Comamonas odontotermitis genome, one window contains:
- a CDS encoding HD domain-containing protein, translated as MTSKNLLGQLQFLREAERLKSVLRSAHTSTGRPESTAEHSWRLCLMAMTFEQELGPLDMCKLLKMCIIHDLGEAIHGDIPAIDKGAHPDKSAQEKSDLLQLSQTLESAQQDALLALWQEYEDAASPEARAVKALDKLETILQHNQGQNPADFDYGFNLSYGRQYTDATPLFAALRQAVDEDTRQRMQGN; from the coding sequence ATGACAAGCAAGAACCTCCTGGGCCAGCTGCAATTCCTGCGCGAAGCCGAGCGTCTCAAGAGCGTGCTCAGAAGCGCGCATACTTCCACCGGCAGACCGGAAAGCACCGCCGAACACAGCTGGCGGCTGTGCCTGATGGCCATGACATTCGAGCAGGAACTGGGCCCGCTCGACATGTGCAAACTGCTCAAGATGTGCATCATTCACGACCTGGGCGAGGCCATTCACGGCGATATTCCCGCCATCGACAAAGGCGCACATCCCGACAAGAGCGCGCAGGAAAAAAGCGATCTGCTGCAACTGAGCCAAACGCTGGAGTCCGCGCAGCAGGATGCCTTGCTGGCCCTGTGGCAGGAGTACGAAGATGCCGCCAGCCCCGAGGCCCGGGCGGTCAAGGCGCTGGACAAGCTGGAGACCATCCTGCAGCACAACCAGGGACAGAACCCTGCGGATTTCGATTACGGCTTCAACCTCTCCTATGGTCGCCAATACACCGATGCCACGCCGCTCTTTGCAGCGCTACGCCAGGCGGTGGACGAGGACACGCGCCAAAGAATGCAGGGCAACTGA